A DNA window from Aestuariispira ectoiniformans contains the following coding sequences:
- a CDS encoding ABC transporter ATP-binding protein, with amino-acid sequence MTQAAQQMNEQAKGRNKAPAFFSCYDLHAYYGESYIVQGVSFDVREGEIVALLGRNGAGKTSTLRTIARATDPQLRRGEIWLDHQAVHQMRDYQAAQAGIALVPEDRRIIPGLTVEENLQLSQIAEPIGWSIERIYDHFPRLAERRKQEAVTMSGGEQQMLAVARALARDIKLLLLDEPYEGLAPVIVREIEGILESVKDLGITTIIVEQNAIAALNLSDRAIILDMGEVAFEGSAQEVLDNADIRQEYLAV; translated from the coding sequence ATGACACAAGCCGCTCAGCAAATGAATGAACAAGCAAAGGGGCGCAATAAAGCCCCGGCCTTTTTCTCCTGCTATGATCTGCATGCCTATTATGGTGAAAGCTACATTGTGCAGGGTGTCAGTTTTGATGTCCGGGAAGGCGAAATCGTAGCCCTGTTGGGACGGAACGGGGCGGGGAAGACCTCGACCCTCCGCACCATTGCAAGGGCAACCGACCCTCAGTTACGGCGTGGTGAAATCTGGCTGGATCATCAAGCCGTTCATCAGATGCGCGATTATCAGGCCGCCCAGGCAGGTATTGCGCTGGTACCTGAGGATCGGCGCATCATTCCGGGCCTGACGGTGGAAGAAAATCTTCAACTTTCCCAGATCGCAGAGCCGATCGGGTGGTCCATCGAACGAATCTATGACCATTTCCCGCGGCTTGCCGAACGTCGGAAACAGGAAGCGGTCACCATGTCCGGCGGGGAACAGCAGATGCTGGCCGTTGCACGTGCGTTGGCCCGTGACATCAAGCTGTTGCTGCTGGATGAGCCCTATGAGGGACTGGCTCCGGTCATCGTCCGGGAGATTGAAGGGATTCTGGAAAGTGTGAAGGACCTCGGTATCACGACAATTATCGTGGAGCAGAATGCAATTGCAGCCCTGAATCTTTCCGATCGGGCAATCATTCTGGATATGGGGGAAGTCGCCTTCGAGGGAAGCGCCCAGGAGGTTCTGGATAATGCGGATATCCGCCAGGAATATCTGGCTGTGTAG
- a CDS encoding substrate-binding protein has product MNFSDKKWTRRGVLKTGSVLAGAAVAAPTMFVRGAWADMDFRNNPGNASSVKFGFNVPQTGPYADEGADELRAYKLAVKHLNGEGDGGMLLTMNPLSLKGNGVLGKKVEYVTGDTQTKSDAARASAKRMIEKDGIIMFSGGSSSGVAIAEQSLAQEMGVVFMAGLTHSNDTTGKDKRRYGFRHFFNAYMSGAALGPVLKEEMGTDRRAYHLTADYTWGWTQEESIKNTTEALGWETVNTVRTPLGAGDFSQYITPVLNSGADVLILNHYGKDMINSLTQAVQFGLRDKMVNGKKFEIVVPLFSRLMAQGAGENIKGILGTTNWNWSLTDAGSQAFVKSFGQEYGFPPSQAAHTCYVQTLLYANACEMAGTFYPPEVIKALEGFKFDGMGNGPTEYRAADHQCFKNVLVVRGNENPTSQFDLLKVVKEVPREQVEYDPAIFGGELGPYQV; this is encoded by the coding sequence ATGAATTTTTCTGACAAGAAGTGGACGCGTCGTGGCGTCCTGAAAACCGGTTCCGTTTTGGCCGGTGCGGCTGTTGCTGCGCCGACCATGTTTGTACGCGGTGCCTGGGCGGATATGGATTTCCGCAATAACCCGGGCAACGCAAGTTCCGTAAAGTTCGGTTTTAACGTTCCTCAAACCGGCCCCTATGCCGATGAGGGGGCAGACGAACTGAGGGCCTATAAACTGGCCGTGAAGCATCTCAACGGTGAAGGTGACGGCGGAATGTTGCTCACCATGAACCCGCTGTCGCTGAAGGGTAATGGTGTGTTGGGCAAGAAGGTCGAATATGTGACCGGCGACACCCAGACCAAATCCGATGCCGCCCGCGCATCCGCCAAGCGGATGATCGAAAAAGACGGGATCATCATGTTCTCCGGCGGTTCATCCTCCGGCGTGGCGATTGCGGAACAGTCCCTGGCCCAGGAAATGGGCGTTGTCTTCATGGCGGGACTGACCCATTCCAACGACACGACGGGTAAGGACAAACGCCGTTACGGTTTCCGTCATTTCTTCAACGCCTATATGTCCGGCGCCGCTCTGGGGCCGGTGTTGAAGGAAGAAATGGGCACGGATCGTCGCGCCTATCATCTGACGGCGGACTATACCTGGGGCTGGACCCAGGAAGAGTCGATCAAAAACACCACCGAGGCCCTGGGCTGGGAAACCGTGAACACGGTTCGCACGCCGCTGGGTGCCGGTGACTTCTCCCAGTATATTACGCCGGTTCTGAACTCCGGTGCCGATGTGCTGATCCTGAACCACTACGGCAAGGATATGATCAACTCCCTGACCCAGGCGGTTCAGTTCGGCCTGCGTGACAAGATGGTCAACGGCAAGAAATTTGAAATTGTCGTGCCGCTCTTCTCACGTCTGATGGCGCAGGGTGCCGGTGAAAACATCAAGGGTATCCTTGGGACGACGAACTGGAACTGGTCCCTGACCGACGCGGGCTCCCAGGCCTTCGTGAAATCCTTTGGTCAGGAATACGGTTTCCCGCCGTCGCAGGCTGCTCATACCTGCTATGTCCAGACGCTGCTTTATGCAAACGCCTGTGAAATGGCCGGGACCTTCTATCCGCCGGAAGTGATCAAGGCGCTGGAAGGCTTCAAATTCGACGGCATGGGCAATGGCCCGACGGAATATCGTGCCGCTGATCACCAGTGCTTCAAGAACGTTCTGGTCGTGCGCGGGAATGAAAACCCGACCAGCCAGTTCGACCTGTTGAAGGTGGTGAAGGAAGTGCCGCGTGAACAGGTGGAATACGATCCCGCCATCTTTGGCGGCGAGCTTGGCCCGTATCAAGTTTAA
- a CDS encoding branched-chain amino acid ABC transporter permease, with amino-acid sequence MTAAFAKKDWVTIAIFAAVILLMPIWLSPLGASYPDLLQKFAIYGLFAIGFNILFGLTGYLSFGHAAFLGAGSYAAVWSFKLFTMNVIPAVLFGTLIGGLFAALIGFICLRRSGIYFSILTLAFAQMSYNLAYSVLTPITNGETGLQLSQTDPRIFDAALDHSGLPMTSLLGVEMTGYPGFYFCAALLILGFFISLRIFRSPFGMKLQALKSNQVRMSYTGFNTRPYMLTAFIISGMYAGLAGSLLAVTDPLAGAERMQWTASGEVVLMTILGGAGTLIGPLLGAGIIKYFENIFSAYNDATLHDIFSFLPDFIADPIVAVLGLFVGDGWHLTLGVLFMLIVIFLPGGVMEGIRRLTAFVRSKTRGESSNGATATQPSE; translated from the coding sequence ATGACCGCCGCATTCGCCAAAAAAGACTGGGTCACCATCGCGATTTTTGCTGCGGTGATCCTCCTTATGCCAATCTGGCTTTCGCCGCTTGGTGCATCCTACCCCGACCTGTTGCAGAAATTTGCAATCTACGGGCTGTTTGCCATCGGCTTTAACATTCTCTTCGGTCTGACCGGCTATCTGTCCTTCGGTCATGCTGCCTTTCTCGGCGCGGGTTCCTATGCTGCGGTGTGGTCATTCAAGCTTTTCACCATGAATGTGATCCCGGCTGTCCTGTTCGGTACTTTGATCGGTGGTTTGTTTGCCGCATTGATCGGCTTTATCTGCCTGCGGCGGTCGGGGATCTACTTCTCGATCCTGACGCTGGCCTTCGCCCAGATGAGCTACAACCTTGCCTATTCCGTGCTGACGCCGATTACCAATGGCGAGACCGGTCTGCAGCTCAGCCAGACTGACCCGCGCATTTTCGATGCTGCGCTGGACCATAGTGGCCTTCCGATGACGAGCCTGCTCGGGGTGGAAATGACCGGTTATCCGGGATTCTACTTCTGTGCCGCCCTGTTGATCCTTGGTTTCTTCATCTCGCTGCGCATCTTCCGTTCTCCCTTTGGCATGAAGCTGCAGGCGTTGAAGTCCAATCAGGTTCGCATGAGTTACACCGGTTTCAACACGCGACCCTATATGCTGACGGCCTTCATTATTTCAGGGATGTATGCCGGTCTGGCAGGTTCCCTGCTGGCCGTGACCGACCCTTTGGCAGGCGCAGAACGCATGCAGTGGACCGCATCCGGTGAGGTTGTGCTGATGACAATTCTCGGCGGTGCCGGAACGTTGATCGGGCCGCTGCTGGGGGCAGGGATCATTAAATACTTCGAGAATATTTTCTCTGCCTATAACGATGCCACCCTGCATGACATTTTCAGCTTCCTGCCTGATTTCATCGCGGACCCGATTGTCGCCGTCCTTGGGCTTTTTGTCGGTGACGGCTGGCATCTGACCCTGGGCGTTCTGTTCATGCTGATCGTGATCTTCCTGCCGGGTGGCGTGATGGAAGGTATCCGTCGACTGACGGCCTTCGTCCGCAGCAAGACGCGGGGAGAATCCTCTAACGGCGCAACCGCGACCCAGCCATCGGAATAA
- a CDS encoding ABC transporter ATP-binding protein, which yields MVKTILNVQDVDKYFAGLHALSNINLQIEEGQTHAIIGPNGAGKSTLLNVCVGRLKPNSGTVTFDGEILTGKAPHEINQCGVARVFQTPEIFPELSLLQNVMIPAFAKREGSFKFNAFRALAGEKEIQEEAVDILEDLGLHGQKDRVAGSLSRGDKRRLELAMCLVQHPRLLLLDEPTAGMSRHDTNKTIEILKRIKERGMTKVIIEHDMHVVFSLADRVSVLAQGAIIAQGAPDDVRGDPKVQEAYLGGAAA from the coding sequence ATGGTTAAGACGATACTTAATGTCCAGGACGTGGATAAGTATTTCGCTGGGTTGCACGCGCTCAGCAATATCAATCTGCAAATTGAAGAAGGGCAGACCCATGCGATCATCGGGCCGAACGGGGCGGGCAAGTCGACCTTGCTCAACGTCTGCGTTGGCCGTTTGAAGCCGAACAGCGGAACCGTCACCTTTGATGGCGAGATCCTGACCGGCAAGGCCCCGCATGAAATCAACCAGTGCGGTGTGGCGCGGGTTTTTCAGACGCCTGAAATTTTTCCGGAACTGAGCCTGCTTCAGAATGTCATGATCCCGGCTTTTGCCAAACGGGAGGGGTCGTTCAAGTTCAACGCCTTTCGGGCTCTCGCCGGAGAGAAGGAAATTCAGGAAGAAGCGGTTGATATCCTGGAAGACCTTGGCCTGCACGGACAGAAGGACAGGGTTGCGGGAAGTCTGTCGCGCGGCGATAAAAGGCGTCTGGAACTGGCCATGTGCCTCGTACAGCATCCCCGCCTTCTGCTGTTGGATGAACCGACGGCGGGCATGTCCCGGCATGATACCAACAAGACAATCGAAATCCTGAAGCGGATCAAGGAACGCGGTATGACCAAGGTCATCATCGAGCATGACATGCATGTGGTCTTCAGCCTGGCCGACCGCGTTTCGGTTCTGGCGCAAGGGGCGATTATCGCCCAGGGCGCGCCTGATGATGTCCGTGGTGATCCGAAGGTCCAGGAAGCCTATTTGGGAGGAGCAGCCGCATGA
- a CDS encoding sensor histidine kinase yields MLSTGLIVLVASLYLGGLFLLAFVSDRRAERGAASFVSSPIVYTLSLAVYCTSWTFYGAVGSAARSGLEYLTIYLGPTFVLMGWWFLLRKLVRISKAQKITSIADFISARYGKSALLSALVTVIALIGVTPYIALQLKAVAASFDALGAAQTWVPHTVGDRGIFADTGFWVAVCMATFVILFGTRNVGADERHPGVVAAIAFESIVKLLSLGAIAVFAVYGLNDGVRDLFDTAKWHQGVKNLYAFSEGFEPRWLATTFLSAAAIICLPRQFQVAVVENSEERHLATAAWLFPLYMLLVSLFVIPIAISGMVHLPETDNPDLYVLKVPLSAGQGGLALLAFIGGLSAATSMVIVASIALSIMISNHLVTPLLLRLPFFTGPGSGDFSRLLIIVRRLSIVAILTLGFSYYHLTGTTNPLASIGLISFAGVAQFLPALIGGIYWEGGTKAGATTGLIAGFLLWIYTLLVPSFASSGWAFIGLVQTGPFSIELLKPDALFGLSEWDPLVHGLFWSFSINVLCYVLVSLSTSQLPLERLQSILFVDAFNSRRQGVESGLQRSATSEDLFQLTQRILGRDRAARIFQSYARKQGRADQLPTPDPRFIAYIERQLASGVGAASARTLVSRVAKGESISLEAVIDILDETQEAIRYSHELERKSHELEETAEQLRQANEQLTRLDKMKDDFLSRVSHELRTPMTSIRSFSEILVSQQGLDQQQSNRFLGIIQDESVRLTRLLDEILDLSQMEDGQANWDFQDVDALAITADAIETMRGLASDRNVELINNLGDGSLPVIADADRLKQVFINLISNAIKYNNSDAPKVWIELVETDARDGAAIRVRDNGPGIPPEDRSALFSKFSRGWNARSREQAGAGLGLAISKQIMQNLGGDLYLVHDNDAGACFVVVMKKAAAEAAADISPKSLQA; encoded by the coding sequence ATGCTCAGCACCGGTCTCATCGTCCTTGTAGCCAGCCTTTATCTGGGCGGTTTGTTCCTGTTGGCATTTGTCAGCGATCGGCGCGCGGAGCGTGGCGCGGCATCTTTCGTCTCTTCACCGATCGTCTATACCCTGTCACTGGCCGTTTATTGCACGTCCTGGACCTTCTATGGCGCGGTTGGCTCCGCTGCCCGCAGTGGCCTGGAATACCTGACCATCTATCTCGGCCCGACATTCGTGTTGATGGGCTGGTGGTTTCTGCTGCGCAAACTGGTACGGATCAGCAAGGCCCAGAAAATCACCTCGATTGCAGATTTCATTTCTGCGCGCTATGGCAAAAGCGCCCTGCTTTCGGCCCTGGTCACGGTGATCGCCCTTATCGGGGTTACGCCCTATATTGCCCTTCAGCTAAAGGCCGTCGCGGCAAGTTTCGATGCCCTTGGCGCGGCACAGACCTGGGTGCCGCACACTGTCGGTGACCGTGGCATTTTTGCCGACACCGGCTTTTGGGTGGCAGTCTGCATGGCCACATTCGTGATCTTGTTCGGCACGCGCAATGTCGGCGCGGATGAGCGCCATCCAGGCGTTGTCGCCGCCATTGCCTTCGAGTCTATCGTCAAGTTGTTGAGCCTGGGCGCAATTGCCGTCTTTGCCGTCTATGGCCTGAATGACGGCGTGCGCGACCTGTTTGATACCGCCAAATGGCATCAGGGCGTCAAAAACCTCTACGCCTTCAGCGAAGGCTTTGAGCCCCGCTGGCTGGCAACGACCTTCCTGTCGGCGGCGGCAATCATCTGTCTGCCCCGCCAGTTCCAGGTTGCCGTGGTTGAGAATTCCGAAGAAAGACATCTGGCAACCGCCGCCTGGCTTTTCCCGCTTTATATGTTGCTGGTTAGTCTTTTCGTCATTCCGATCGCCATCAGCGGAATGGTCCACCTGCCGGAAACCGACAATCCGGACCTCTATGTTCTGAAAGTACCACTTTCCGCAGGCCAGGGTGGCCTGGCCCTCCTCGCCTTCATTGGCGGGCTGTCTGCCGCGACCAGCATGGTCATTGTCGCCAGTATCGCGCTTTCAATCATGATCTCGAACCACCTGGTGACGCCGCTGCTTCTCCGCCTGCCCTTCTTCACCGGCCCGGGCAGCGGCGACTTCTCGCGCCTGCTGATCATTGTTCGGCGCTTGAGTATTGTCGCCATTCTGACCCTCGGTTTCAGTTACTACCACCTGACCGGCACGACGAACCCGCTTGCCTCAATCGGTCTGATTTCTTTTGCAGGCGTGGCACAATTCCTGCCTGCCTTGATCGGTGGCATCTATTGGGAAGGCGGCACCAAGGCTGGCGCGACCACGGGCCTGATCGCCGGTTTCCTGCTTTGGATCTATACCCTGCTGGTGCCGAGCTTTGCCAGTTCCGGCTGGGCGTTTATCGGCCTTGTGCAAACCGGCCCGTTTTCCATTGAACTTCTGAAACCGGACGCGCTGTTCGGGTTGTCTGAATGGGACCCGCTGGTCCACGGCCTGTTCTGGAGTTTCTCCATCAATGTTCTCTGCTATGTCCTCGTTTCCCTGTCTACCAGCCAGTTGCCTCTGGAAAGGCTGCAAAGCATCCTCTTCGTCGACGCCTTCAACAGTCGCCGCCAGGGAGTTGAAAGCGGCTTGCAGCGCTCGGCAACGTCAGAAGATCTATTCCAACTGACGCAACGGATTCTGGGCCGGGACCGGGCTGCACGCATCTTCCAGTCCTATGCCCGCAAACAAGGGCGGGCAGACCAATTGCCAACGCCGGACCCGCGCTTCATCGCCTATATCGAACGACAACTGGCCAGCGGCGTCGGTGCGGCATCCGCCAGAACACTGGTATCCCGCGTGGCCAAAGGCGAAAGCATCAGCCTCGAAGCCGTCATCGACATTCTGGATGAAACGCAGGAGGCCATCCGCTACAGCCACGAGCTGGAACGCAAGTCCCATGAGTTGGAGGAAACGGCGGAACAACTGCGTCAGGCGAACGAACAGCTCACCCGGCTGGACAAGATGAAAGATGACTTCCTGAGCCGCGTCAGTCATGAACTTCGCACGCCGATGACCTCCATCCGCTCTTTCTCCGAAATCCTGGTATCGCAACAGGGGCTGGACCAGCAGCAATCAAATAGGTTTTTAGGCATTATCCAGGACGAAAGCGTCCGCCTGACCCGCCTTCTTGATGAAATCCTGGACCTTAGCCAGATGGAAGACGGTCAGGCGAATTGGGACTTTCAGGATGTTGATGCCCTTGCCATCACCGCCGATGCAATAGAGACGATGCGGGGCCTGGCCAGTGACCGGAATGTTGAACTGATCAATAATCTGGGCGACGGGTCATTGCCCGTCATCGCCGATGCCGACCGCCTGAAACAGGTTTTCATCAACCTCATTTCCAATGCAATCAAATACAACAACAGCGATGCGCCCAAGGTCTGGATAGAACTGGTTGAAACAGACGCACGGGACGGCGCAGCCATTCGGGTGCGCGACAATGGCCCGGGTATTCCACCCGAAGACCGCTCCGCCCTCT
- a CDS encoding response regulator transcription factor — protein sequence MGTTILIAEDEPYIVESLNFLLSREGHRVVSVNDGAAVLETVQREKPDLLVLDVMLPTSNGFEILRQIRNAPGFEDLPVLALTAKGQEADRKLMLDLGANEFVTKPFSNQDLVDRISGLLAQNSNVTHVAGGHE from the coding sequence ATGGGGACGACTATCCTTATCGCAGAGGATGAGCCGTATATCGTAGAATCGTTGAACTTCCTTCTATCGCGGGAGGGGCATAGGGTCGTCTCGGTCAATGACGGCGCCGCGGTATTGGAAACAGTTCAACGTGAAAAGCCCGACCTGTTGGTGTTGGACGTCATGCTGCCCACATCAAACGGATTCGAGATATTGCGCCAGATTCGCAACGCGCCCGGCTTCGAGGATTTGCCGGTTCTCGCCCTGACCGCCAAAGGTCAGGAAGCGGACCGCAAGCTGATGCTGGACCTCGGTGCGAATGAATTTGTGACCAAGCCCTTCTCCAACCAGGATTTGGTCGACCGTATCTCCGGCCTGCTGGCCCAGAACAGCAACGTCACACATGTTGCCGGCGGTCACGAATAG
- a CDS encoding helix-turn-helix domain-containing protein yields MARLPIGQRIRNSRKDKGLTQSDLAEAIGISPSYLNLIEHDKRMIGGKLMKRIAEALHVEIGWLSGTEDARLAQDIVELTRSMAIDDLDDRNALNFVAQTPEWANAFLALHRRYQDVTETALALSDRLSQDPALMELSHSVLTQITSIRSFAEILEQYSDLSSDERNRFSSIIASQSDQLGSSARTMIDLLSSASETEKPTSPANEVDDFIIHHGNYFPDLEWAAEALNKEMEYAPSTISAAIHERLTHKHGLTVRRAYDPVRQPSLVDEKTLIHAEGLKETTIRFREAQRLAELEMSDTLDSLVRDSRLTSDASRQAARRALANYAAGALLFPYQPFLDAAENDRYDIERLQPRFAGSFEQIAHRMVTLRRSGAEGVPFAFLRADPAGNISKPFSIPGLRMPRYGGACPLWAIYEALGTDRTIAQLASLSSGEQYLFIARRLTKQYGAFGTHPVTYSVMLGCDISYRDRLVYGDRFANRQGKLTTPVGFNCRSCPRKNCNQRAHAAILAPMNEKLASEMNT; encoded by the coding sequence TTGGCTCGCCTCCCGATAGGACAACGCATACGGAACAGCCGGAAAGACAAAGGCCTGACCCAATCGGACCTGGCCGAGGCCATTGGTATTTCGCCGTCCTATCTGAACCTGATCGAACACGACAAACGCATGATCGGCGGCAAGCTCATGAAGCGGATCGCCGAAGCCCTGCATGTTGAAATCGGATGGTTGAGCGGTACTGAGGATGCCAGGCTGGCGCAGGATATCGTCGAACTGACCCGGTCGATGGCAATCGACGACCTGGACGACCGTAACGCCCTTAATTTCGTGGCGCAGACGCCCGAATGGGCCAATGCGTTTCTGGCTTTGCATCGGCGCTATCAGGATGTCACGGAAACGGCGCTGGCGTTGTCTGATCGGCTAAGCCAGGACCCGGCGCTCATGGAACTCAGCCATTCCGTCCTGACGCAGATCACGTCGATCCGCTCTTTCGCGGAAATCCTTGAGCAATATAGCGACCTTTCATCAGACGAACGAAATCGATTCTCAAGCATCATTGCTTCACAAAGTGACCAATTGGGGTCCAGCGCACGGACGATGATCGACCTGTTGAGCAGCGCCTCGGAAACGGAAAAACCGACGTCCCCCGCCAATGAGGTTGACGATTTCATCATCCATCACGGCAACTACTTCCCGGACCTGGAGTGGGCTGCGGAGGCGCTGAACAAGGAGATGGAGTATGCCCCCTCCACCATAAGCGCCGCTATCCATGAACGACTGACCCACAAACACGGCCTGACCGTACGCAGGGCCTATGACCCCGTGCGGCAACCATCACTGGTCGATGAAAAGACATTGATCCATGCGGAAGGCCTGAAGGAAACCACAATCCGCTTTCGCGAAGCACAACGCCTTGCGGAACTGGAGATGTCGGACACTTTGGACAGCCTTGTCCGGGACAGTCGCCTGACAAGCGACGCATCGCGTCAGGCCGCCCGCCGGGCTCTGGCCAACTATGCTGCTGGAGCCTTGTTGTTCCCCTATCAGCCCTTTCTTGATGCGGCGGAGAACGACCGATACGATATCGAACGCCTGCAACCACGTTTCGCAGGAAGCTTTGAACAGATTGCCCATCGGATGGTAACCTTGAGACGCTCCGGCGCGGAGGGCGTACCATTCGCCTTTCTCCGCGCCGACCCAGCAGGCAATATTTCAAAGCCGTTCAGTATCCCCGGCCTTCGCATGCCGCGTTATGGTGGTGCCTGCCCGCTTTGGGCGATCTACGAAGCCCTCGGCACAGATCGGACCATTGCCCAACTGGCCAGCCTGTCGTCCGGAGAGCAGTATCTTTTCATCGCCCGACGCCTGACAAAACAGTATGGTGCATTTGGCACCCACCCAGTTACTTACAGTGTCATGCTCGGCTGTGATATCTCTTACCGTGACCGGCTGGTATATGGTGACCGTTTTGCCAATCGGCAGGGCAAATTGACAACGCCTGTCGGCTTCAACTGCAGATCGTGTCCACGAAAAAATTGCAATCAGCGCGCTCATGCCGCTATCTTGGCGCCAATGAATGAAAAACTCGCCTCGGAAATGAATACATGA
- a CDS encoding branched-chain amino acid ABC transporter permease has translation MDAIILQILNGLDKGGAYALIALGLTLVFGTLGVVNFAHGAIFMMGAFCAVTLEKILTISKQVKDPTITYFDAFKETPYLEIWFGDFGRTIIDYSVPLSIILAIPVMLLIGLAMERGLIRFFYKRPHAEQILVTFGLAIVLQEIIKAIFGANPIPTAAPDIVSGSAAIGTFLGLGDAVVYPWWRLIYFGFAGIVIFSVFAFLRLTTYGMVVRAGMQDRETVGLLGINIERRFTVVFGIAAVVAGLAGVMYTPILPPDYHMGMDFLVLSFVVVVVGGMGSLEGAVLAGFLLGILQSFASMNEVKQILPGIDQIIIYAVAVAILLLRPRGLLGRRGLMES, from the coding sequence ATGGATGCGATAATTCTCCAAATACTGAACGGGTTGGACAAGGGCGGTGCCTATGCATTGATCGCCCTGGGTCTGACTCTCGTCTTCGGGACCCTGGGGGTCGTGAATTTTGCCCATGGGGCGATCTTCATGATGGGGGCCTTTTGTGCGGTTACTCTCGAAAAAATTCTTACGATTTCCAAACAGGTGAAAGACCCGACCATCACCTATTTCGATGCGTTCAAGGAAACGCCTTACCTGGAAATCTGGTTTGGCGACTTTGGCCGGACTATCATCGACTATTCCGTTCCTTTATCGATCATCCTTGCCATACCGGTCATGCTGCTGATCGGTCTTGCCATGGAACGCGGACTGATCCGCTTTTTCTACAAGCGTCCTCATGCGGAACAAATCCTTGTGACCTTCGGTCTGGCGATCGTTCTGCAGGAAATTATCAAGGCAATTTTTGGCGCCAATCCGATCCCGACGGCGGCCCCCGACATCGTTTCGGGCAGCGCGGCTATCGGCACTTTCCTGGGGCTTGGCGACGCAGTGGTCTATCCCTGGTGGCGTCTGATCTACTTCGGTTTCGCCGGCATCGTCATTTTCAGCGTCTTCGCATTTTTGCGGCTGACAACTTACGGCATGGTCGTTCGCGCTGGTATGCAGGACCGCGAGACAGTCGGTCTGCTCGGCATCAACATCGAACGCCGGTTCACTGTTGTCTTTGGTATTGCGGCCGTGGTCGCCGGGTTGGCGGGGGTTATGTATACCCCGATCCTGCCGCCTGATTACCACATGGGTATGGATTTCCTGGTGCTCTCCTTCGTCGTTGTTGTTGTTGGCGGCATGGGGTCTCTGGAAGGGGCGGTTCTGGCCGGTTTCCTGCTGGGAATTCTTCAGTCCTTCGCTTCGATGAACGAAGTGAAGCAAATCCTGCCGGGCATCGATCAGATCATCATCTATGCCGTTGCCGTTGCCATCCTCTTGCTGCGTCCGCGCGGGCTTCTTGGCCGCCGCGGCCTGATGGAGAGTTGA